Below is a genomic region from Coleofasciculaceae cyanobacterium.
AAATTTAGCCTACCAGGGAAAAAATCACTTTCCAACACTCAAACAGAGTGGTCAGTAATAGTAATAGATGTAGCCGAGAGTCCCATCGAACGTCCTAAAAAAAACAGCGAAGTTACTACAGTGGAAAAAAGAAAAAGCACACTTTAAAATCTCAAATAGTAATTGAGCCTGATAGTCTGAAAGTAATTTGTACAGCCCATGGGAAAGGAAAAGAACATGATTTTCAACTCTTTAAGAGTAGCAAACTCAAGCCCATAGAATCGATAGAAATCATGGCAGATAAAGGATACCAAGGAATCAAAAAGATTCATAGGTTAAGTTATACTCCAATGAAAAAATCTAAAAAGAAATCTCTGACTTCAAAGGAAAAAGAATATAATCGAGAGCTTGCCAAGCAAAGAATATATGTAGAACACGTCATCCGTTGCTTAAAGATTTTTCGGATTTTAGCACAACCATATCGTAATCGACGACGACGATTTGGATTGCGTTTTAATTTAATTTCAGGCTTGTACAATAGCGGACTAGATTTAGCGATCGCCTGATTCATGCAAGAGGTCTATTGCTGTCTCAACGCCTAGTTGTTCTGTCGATAATTGGCTTAAATTTTTGCGGTCGAGTTTTTTTTAGCTTCAGAATCAAAAAAAGCGATCGCATTGAGAGTAAGA
It encodes:
- a CDS encoding IS5 family transposase (programmed frameshift) gives rise to the protein MTYKQIKNLREQEFKRLCGVKPELFKKMVEVLKEKSPKGRPRGGQAKLSFEDQLLITLEYWREYRTYFHIAQSWGVHESTVCRTVHRVEDRLIKSNKFSLPGKKSLSNTQTEWSVIVIDVAESPIERPKKKQRSYYSGKKKKHTLKSQIVIEPDSLKVICTAHGKGKEHDFQLFKSSKLKPIESIEIMADKGYQGIKKIHRLSYTPMKKSKKKSLTSKEKEYNRELAKQRIYVEHVIRCLKIFRILAQPYRNRRRRFGLRFNLISGLYNSGLDLAIA